The Sulfurovum riftiae genome includes a window with the following:
- a CDS encoding DUF1566 domain-containing protein — protein sequence MKSALIALGMAMSFGLLVAGGNVSPVAPISEPGANCYPDEVYVEEDAQLMWQDQKYTDKEDGAYKRNRSYGKAGTWKHAVNYCKRLDYAGYTDWRLPTSDELMHVHRIPGQVFKYFRGDDFWSSTPTVENKYNVVYPADAYQYQRKPSQSNYIRCVRCTASDIQQ from the coding sequence ATGAAGAGCGCGTTGATCGCATTGGGTATGGCTATGTCATTTGGACTGCTGGTTGCAGGAGGAAATGTTTCGCCGGTTGCACCGATTTCGGAGCCGGGAGCGAACTGTTATCCTGACGAGGTGTATGTTGAAGAGGATGCACAGTTGATGTGGCAGGATCAGAAGTATACCGACAAAGAGGACGGGGCCTATAAAAGAAACCGTTCTTACGGTAAAGCAGGGACATGGAAACATGCCGTGAATTACTGTAAAAGACTTGACTATGCCGGCTATACGGACTGGAGACTGCCGACATCCGATGAGCTGATGCATGTACACAGAATTCCAGGACAGGTATTCAAATATTTCAGAGGGGACGACTTCTGGAGCTCTACCCCGACCGTAGAGAACAAATACAATGTGGTCTATCCTGCAGATGCCTACCAGTATCAGCGCAAGCCGAGCCAGTCGAACTATATCAGATGTGTACGCTGTACGGCTTCGGATATACAGCAGTAG
- a CDS encoding L,D-transpeptidase family protein, producing the protein MIRNTILLAAGAAALFLSGCGEPRAYGKVDKTPYEIRECNKELYRGIDTDPEKHIDKIVVHKKKRELAMYKKGKLIYACKVSLGKNGDKGDKVQAGDYRTPEGSYRIVRKKCDPRLYKSLMISYPNAEDKARARANGVKPGGYITIHGQPKWNADGHADRFTLAHDWTEGCMAVSNKAIDALWIAVKNGVKIDIYP; encoded by the coding sequence ATGATCAGAAATACAATACTTTTGGCAGCAGGGGCAGCGGCTCTGTTCCTCAGCGGATGCGGTGAACCACGTGCATACGGGAAAGTGGACAAGACACCTTATGAGATACGTGAATGCAACAAGGAACTCTACCGGGGAATAGATACGGATCCTGAAAAACATATAGACAAGATCGTGGTACACAAGAAGAAAAGAGAACTTGCCATGTACAAAAAAGGAAAACTGATATATGCCTGTAAAGTCTCATTGGGCAAGAACGGGGACAAGGGTGACAAGGTCCAGGCAGGTGATTACCGTACACCGGAAGGGTCTTACAGGATCGTCAGAAAAAAATGTGACCCGAGACTCTACAAATCACTGATGATCTCCTATCCGAATGCGGAAGACAAAGCCAGGGCCAGAGCAAATGGTGTGAAGCCGGGAGGCTATATCACGATCCATGGACAGCCAAAATGGAATGCTGATGGTCATGCCGACCGTTTTACACTGGCACATGACTGGACGGAAGGGTGCATGGCAGTCTCCAACAAAGCGATCGATGCACTCTGGATAGCGGTAAAAAACGGGGTAAAAATAGATATTTATCCATAA
- a CDS encoding DUF6858 family protein: MKQITVMEKYPVYTLEIGKEETDYKSIDEIFSYLKSQIEAHPIATYIGEFDHYAHTKSLEVGEINEDILAAKNLICCFGKVLPKPEVLAVRPRSIGVAEKAGSFVISFLEAPNAGANKDMEAWVKGLLNK; this comes from the coding sequence GTGAAGCAAATAACAGTCATGGAAAAATATCCTGTCTACACACTGGAGATAGGAAAAGAGGAAACAGATTATAAAAGTATAGATGAGATATTCTCCTATCTCAAGTCACAGATCGAAGCACATCCTATTGCTACCTATATAGGAGAGTTCGACCACTATGCGCATACAAAGTCGCTTGAAGTCGGTGAGATCAATGAAGATATCCTTGCAGCAAAGAACCTGATCTGCTGTTTCGGGAAAGTGCTGCCAAAACCCGAAGTACTCGCCGTACGCCCGCGTTCCATAGGGGTTGCGGAGAAAGCAGGGAGTTTTGTGATCAGCTTCCTCGAAGCGCCCAATGCCGGTGCGAACAAAGATATGGAAGCGTGGGTCAAAGGGCTTCTTAACAAATAA
- the recA gene encoding recombinase RecA — protein MAMDAQKQKALDMAIKQIDKTFGKGTLMRLGDKEFEPIAAISTGSLGLDMALGIGGIPQGRIIEVYGPESSGKTTLALQTIASAQKEGMVCAFIDAEHALDVLYAKNLGVDTDNLLVSQPDFGEQALDVLETLTRSGAVDLIVVDSVAALTPKSEIEGDMGDTHVGLQARLMSQALRKLTAILHKTNTTVIFINQIRMKIGTMGYGSPETTTGGNALKFYCSVRIDVRRIATLKQGESQIGNRVKAKVVKNKVAPPFRQAEFDIMFGEGISYIGELIDYGIKMDIVDKSGAWFSYGAEKLGQGKENAKLTLKENPELRAEIEAKVKEALGFGAALTVDESEMNDDV, from the coding sequence ATGGCAATGGATGCACAGAAACAAAAAGCACTCGATATGGCAATCAAGCAGATAGACAAAACCTTCGGCAAAGGGACGTTGATGAGACTGGGAGACAAAGAGTTTGAACCGATCGCGGCGATCTCTACAGGTTCTCTCGGACTGGACATGGCACTGGGTATCGGTGGGATTCCCCAGGGGCGTATCATCGAGGTATACGGTCCGGAATCTTCCGGTAAAACGACATTGGCACTCCAGACGATCGCTTCGGCACAGAAAGAGGGGATGGTATGTGCCTTCATCGATGCAGAGCATGCCCTCGATGTGCTCTATGCGAAGAATCTTGGTGTAGATACGGACAACCTTCTGGTCTCACAGCCCGATTTCGGGGAGCAGGCACTGGATGTGCTTGAAACCCTGACGCGATCAGGCGCGGTCGATCTGATCGTAGTGGACTCCGTAGCGGCACTGACACCAAAATCCGAAATAGAGGGGGATATGGGAGACACACACGTAGGGCTTCAGGCACGTCTGATGTCCCAGGCCCTTCGTAAATTGACCGCGATCCTGCATAAGACGAATACTACCGTGATCTTCATCAACCAGATCCGTATGAAGATCGGTACGATGGGGTATGGTTCGCCAGAGACAACGACAGGCGGAAATGCACTGAAGTTCTACTGTTCGGTGCGTATCGATGTCAGACGTATCGCTACGCTCAAGCAGGGGGAGTCTCAGATCGGTAACCGTGTAAAAGCGAAAGTGGTCAAGAACAAAGTGGCCCCGCCGTTCAGACAGGCAGAATTTGACATCATGTTCGGTGAAGGGATCTCCTATATCGGCGAGTTGATCGACTATGGTATCAAGATGGATATCGTTGACAAATCGGGTGCCTGGTTCTCTTATGGCGCAGAAAAGCTCGGGCAGGGGAAAGAGAATGCAAAGCTGACACTGAAAGAGAACCCCGAGCTCAGAGCAGAGATAGAAGCAAAGGTCAAAGAAGCCCTGGGTTTCGGTGCTGCACTGACCGTAGATGAAAGTGAAATGAACGACGACGTCTGA
- a CDS encoding NAD(P)/FAD-dependent oxidoreductase — MKKVLVLGGGFAGVEAAIYLRKQELEVTLVSDRDFFYIYPTSIWIPTGEATMEDVSVPLDELAFAHGFELIVDPVTALDAKAKHVTLQSGRVLDEYEYIVVALGQEKIKLKGIENTLSICGQPEEATALYEKLDALVQKGSGKIAMGFGGNPKDSSAVRGGPAFEVLFNVDTYLKSKGIRDNFELTFFAPMEKPGQKMGDKALVMMDKMFKMTNINKKVGVKITAFEEDGISFEDGTKLESDLTMFISAGTGHSIIAESGLPLSDAGFVVTNEYNEIEGFEGIYVIGDSVSLMGPEWRAKQGHVAEVMARNVAYNIFQHMQNIDSKQSYMEHLNILCVMDTGNGAAFVYRDNKGGKMIPMPLVGHWMKKGWGWYCRNSKLGKIPRLPGM, encoded by the coding sequence GTTGAGGCAGCCATCTATTTACGGAAACAGGAACTTGAAGTGACTCTCGTAAGCGACAGGGACTTTTTTTACATTTATCCCACCTCTATCTGGATCCCGACGGGTGAAGCAACGATGGAAGATGTCTCTGTACCGCTGGATGAACTGGCATTTGCACACGGCTTTGAACTCATTGTCGATCCGGTCACGGCACTGGATGCAAAAGCAAAACATGTGACCCTGCAGAGTGGCCGTGTACTTGATGAGTATGAGTACATCGTTGTTGCACTGGGCCAGGAGAAGATCAAGCTCAAGGGGATAGAGAACACCCTTTCTATCTGTGGCCAACCGGAAGAGGCGACGGCCCTGTATGAGAAGCTGGATGCCCTGGTACAAAAAGGAAGCGGGAAGATTGCTATGGGATTTGGCGGGAACCCGAAGGACAGTTCCGCAGTACGCGGAGGACCGGCATTTGAAGTGCTTTTCAATGTCGACACCTACCTGAAAAGCAAAGGGATCCGTGACAACTTCGAACTGACATTCTTCGCACCGATGGAGAAGCCCGGACAGAAGATGGGTGACAAAGCACTGGTAATGATGGACAAGATGTTCAAGATGACCAATATCAATAAAAAGGTGGGTGTAAAGATCACGGCATTTGAAGAGGATGGTATCAGCTTTGAAGACGGCACAAAACTGGAGTCCGACCTGACGATGTTCATCTCTGCGGGGACCGGACACAGTATCATCGCCGAGTCCGGTCTGCCTCTGAGCGATGCCGGTTTTGTCGTCACGAACGAATACAATGAGATTGAAGGTTTCGAAGGTATCTATGTGATCGGTGATTCAGTCTCTCTGATGGGTCCGGAGTGGAGAGCCAAACAGGGGCATGTGGCTGAAGTGATGGCACGTAATGTCGCCTACAATATCTTTCAGCATATGCAGAACATCGATTCGAAGCAGAGTTATATGGAGCATCTCAACATTCTTTGTGTGATGGATACGGGTAACGGTGCTGCATTTGTTTACAGGGACAACAAAGGGGGCAAGATGATACCTATGCCGCTGGTGGGCCACTGGATGAAAAAAGGCTGGGGTTGGTATTGCCGAAACTCCAAACTTGGGAAGATCCCAAGATTGCCTGGAATGTGA
- the tpx gene encoding thiol peroxidase, whose protein sequence is MATVTFKNDIVCNLSGNEINVGDTAPVVTVVNCNPMLQDEQVGGEGKVQLVVAVPSLDTGVCDAETRRFNTEAASLDGVEVITVSMDLPFAAARWCGAAGIENIKVCSDFRNRDFANAYGVLLADGPLAGVLARVIFVIGKDGKVTYKQVVPEITEEPNYEEALEAAKAAANA, encoded by the coding sequence ATGGCAACAGTAACATTTAAAAACGACATCGTATGTAACCTCTCAGGAAATGAAATCAATGTAGGTGATACAGCACCGGTAGTAACAGTAGTAAACTGTAACCCAATGCTCCAGGATGAGCAGGTAGGCGGAGAAGGTAAAGTGCAGCTTGTAGTAGCAGTTCCTTCACTTGACACAGGTGTATGTGATGCAGAAACAAGAAGATTCAACACAGAAGCAGCGTCTCTTGACGGTGTAGAGGTGATCACAGTCTCTATGGACCTTCCATTTGCAGCAGCAAGATGGTGTGGTGCAGCCGGTATCGAAAACATCAAAGTATGTTCAGATTTCAGAAACAGAGACTTCGCTAACGCTTACGGTGTACTTTTGGCAGACGGACCACTCGCAGGTGTACTTGCAAGAGTGATCTTTGTGATCGGTAAAGACGGTAAAGTAACGTACAAGCAGGTTGTACCTGAAATTACAGAAGAGCCGAACTACGAAGAAGCACTTGAAGCTGCAAAAGCTGCTGCGAACGCGTAA
- a CDS encoding L,D-transpeptidase family protein produces the protein MHIKIYFLPVTVILMFLFAGCEPSGPKDRYNLSECKKELMSAEDYSEADAIDRIVVIKKKRMMYLYKDGKVKGSFPISLGRNPVGHKQQKGDYRTPEGEFFIHRKLCSPKYYRSLCISYPRPEDKARARARGVNPGGDITIHAQPKWNADGSGDKYTLARNWTQGCVAVTNSSMKKLWYAVREGVPVTIK, from the coding sequence ATGCATATTAAAATCTATTTTTTACCTGTCACTGTCATACTCATGTTCCTGTTCGCAGGCTGCGAACCAAGCGGGCCCAAAGACCGTTACAACCTTTCCGAATGCAAAAAAGAGCTGATGAGTGCAGAGGACTACTCCGAAGCCGATGCGATCGACAGGATCGTCGTGATCAAAAAAAAGCGTATGATGTACCTTTACAAGGATGGCAAGGTCAAAGGGAGTTTTCCTATTTCTCTGGGCAGGAATCCGGTAGGACACAAGCAGCAAAAGGGGGATTACCGTACCCCGGAGGGTGAATTCTTCATTCACAGGAAACTCTGCTCTCCCAAATACTACCGCTCTTTGTGCATCTCCTACCCCCGGCCCGAGGACAAGGCCCGTGCCAGGGCAAGAGGCGTGAACCCCGGGGGAGATATCACGATCCATGCACAGCCCAAATGGAATGCGGACGGCAGCGGCGACAAGTATACCCTTGCACGCAACTGGACACAGGGATGCGTGGCCGTTACAAACAGCTCGATGAAGAAACTCTGGTATGCGGTACGCGAAGGTGTACCGGTCACGATAAAATAG
- the eno gene encoding phosphopyruvate hydratase, with protein MVYIDEIIATEVMDSRGNPTVRATVSLSDGTVESAIVPSGASTGKREALELRDGGDRYMGKGVLQACDNVNGAISDALVGLSPFNQAEIDLIMKEVDGTENYATLGANAVLGVSMAVARAAARSLKMPLYRYLGGANAVTMPVPMLNIINGGEHANNSVDFQEYMVMPIGFDRFSEGLRACAEVYHNLKKIIDEMGESTAVGDEGGFAPNLKSNEEPIQVIMKAIEKAGYVPGEQIAIALDVAASELINDDGKYVLKSENRELTSSELTAYYADMCEKYPIVSIEDGLSEDDWSGWKELTEVLGNKVQLVGDDLFVTNVAILAEGIEKDIANSILIKPNQIGTVSETMQTVRLAQRSGYTCVMSHRSGESEDTFIADFAVALNTGEIKTGSTARSDRIAKYNRLLEIEAELGQFEYLGTSLFSK; from the coding sequence ATGGTTTATATTGATGAGATCATAGCAACAGAGGTGATGGACAGTCGTGGAAATCCAACAGTAAGAGCAACAGTGAGCCTGAGTGACGGTACGGTAGAAAGTGCCATCGTCCCCAGCGGTGCAAGTACAGGGAAGAGAGAAGCACTTGAACTCCGTGACGGAGGGGACCGCTATATGGGCAAAGGGGTACTTCAGGCCTGTGACAATGTCAACGGTGCAATCAGTGATGCACTTGTAGGGCTCAGCCCCTTCAATCAGGCGGAGATCGATCTGATCATGAAAGAGGTTGACGGTACAGAGAACTATGCAACCCTTGGTGCCAATGCGGTACTGGGTGTTTCCATGGCAGTGGCACGTGCGGCGGCACGGTCTCTCAAAATGCCGTTGTACCGTTACCTTGGCGGTGCCAATGCCGTTACCATGCCGGTACCGATGCTGAACATCATCAACGGTGGAGAGCATGCGAACAATTCGGTGGACTTCCAGGAATATATGGTCATGCCTATCGGATTTGACAGATTCTCGGAAGGGCTTAGAGCCTGTGCCGAGGTATACCACAACCTCAAAAAGATCATCGATGAGATGGGTGAGAGTACAGCGGTCGGTGATGAAGGAGGTTTCGCTCCGAATCTCAAAAGCAATGAGGAACCCATCCAGGTGATCATGAAGGCGATCGAGAAGGCAGGCTATGTTCCGGGTGAACAGATCGCGATCGCACTTGATGTCGCTGCCAGTGAACTGATCAATGACGATGGGAAATATGTACTGAAATCAGAGAACAGAGAGCTGACAAGTTCGGAGCTTACAGCCTATTATGCCGATATGTGCGAAAAATACCCGATCGTTTCCATCGAAGACGGTCTGAGCGAGGATGACTGGAGCGGATGGAAAGAGTTGACAGAAGTACTTGGCAACAAAGTACAGCTGGTGGGAGATGACCTTTTTGTGACCAACGTGGCGATCCTTGCCGAAGGGATTGAAAAAGATATCGCCAACTCCATTCTTATCAAGCCTAACCAGATCGGTACGGTGTCCGAGACGATGCAGACGGTCAGATTGGCCCAGCGTTCAGGATATACCTGTGTCATGAGTCACCGCTCCGGAGAGAGTGAAGACACCTTCATCGCCGATTTTGCCGTAGCACTGAATACCGGAGAGATCAAAACAGGATCCACTGCGAGAAGTGATAGGATCGCAAAATACAACAGACTGCTCGAGATCGAAGCGGAGTTGGGGCAGTTCGAGTACCTCGGTACCTCGCTCTTCTCAAAG
- a CDS encoding UDP-N-acetylmuramate dehydrogenase, whose amino-acid sequence MFFKTIDFSKYSSIRIGQPTEVLMIEKDDKLPKERYLIGGANNLLISPTPPPLMMLSKDFAFIEQEGEMLIIGAAMPTGRIVSYARKNNIGGFEFCAKLPGTLGGMLAMNAGVKNYEVFDILQSIEIDGKWIPKEQIGHGYRYAHLGGVATAAKFKIKKGFDQTLLDELLSLRNNQPHDPSAGSAFKNPPNDHAGRLIEAVGLKGVKKGNMQWSDVHANFLVNLGGGTYEDAKTLLELAKEKVQAQYGIALKEEIRLL is encoded by the coding sequence TTGTTCTTTAAAACCATCGATTTCTCCAAATACTCCAGTATCAGGATCGGACAGCCTACAGAAGTCTTGATGATAGAGAAAGACGATAAGCTCCCTAAGGAGAGATATCTCATCGGCGGTGCGAACAATCTTCTTATCTCTCCCACACCACCTCCGTTAATGATGCTCAGCAAGGACTTCGCCTTCATCGAACAGGAAGGAGAGATGCTCATTATCGGTGCAGCCATGCCTACAGGACGTATCGTATCCTATGCCAGAAAAAACAACATTGGCGGTTTTGAATTCTGTGCAAAACTGCCCGGTACCCTGGGCGGAATGCTTGCAATGAACGCGGGGGTCAAAAACTATGAGGTCTTCGACATTCTACAGAGTATCGAGATAGATGGCAAGTGGATACCCAAAGAGCAGATCGGGCACGGCTACCGGTATGCCCACCTGGGTGGTGTTGCAACAGCAGCAAAATTCAAAATAAAAAAAGGTTTCGATCAGACACTCTTAGATGAACTGCTTTCCCTGAGAAACAACCAGCCCCATGACCCAAGTGCCGGTTCCGCCTTTAAAAATCCACCCAATGACCATGCAGGCAGACTGATCGAAGCAGTAGGCTTGAAAGGGGTTAAAAAAGGGAATATGCAATGGAGTGATGTGCATGCGAACTTTCTGGTAAATCTGGGGGGTGGTACCTACGAGGATGCCAAAACCCTTTTGGAATTGGCGAAAGAAAAGGTTCAAGCACAATACGGCATTGCGCTCAAAGAGGAGATCAGGCTCCTCTAA
- a CDS encoding menaquinone biosynthesis family protein — MSRTIQLAHSPDADDIFMYYAIKFGWVDTKGYSFENIGLDIETLNVEALRGTYDVSAISFGMYPLIKEEYALLRTAVSFGEGYGPKLIKHKEKRLKRNFKVALSGKYTTNAMLFRIYYPDARPVYMDFLEIEEAVVSGKVDAGVLIHESILDFDESLEVEKEIWDIWVELAGEGLPLPLGGMALRRSLPLNRAINIENILIDGVKVANDRKEELCTKLEADNLVRISDSMLNKYLDMYASDDSVELSDLQLKALDTLYDIGFKHGLWECPVKTEDYLIPKEYSDLRSK, encoded by the coding sequence ATGTCCAGAACCATCCAGCTAGCCCACTCTCCCGATGCAGACGATATCTTCATGTACTATGCCATCAAGTTCGGCTGGGTAGATACCAAAGGGTATTCATTCGAAAATATCGGTCTGGACATAGAAACCCTCAATGTGGAAGCACTGAGAGGGACCTATGATGTCTCTGCCATCAGCTTCGGGATGTACCCACTCATCAAAGAGGAGTATGCGCTGCTTCGTACTGCGGTCAGTTTCGGCGAAGGGTACGGTCCCAAACTGATCAAACACAAAGAGAAGAGGCTCAAACGCAACTTCAAAGTTGCACTCTCCGGGAAATACACCACCAACGCGATGCTCTTTCGCATCTACTACCCTGATGCTCGTCCTGTTTATATGGATTTTCTGGAGATCGAAGAGGCAGTGGTCAGTGGAAAAGTGGATGCGGGCGTACTCATCCATGAGTCGATCCTTGATTTTGATGAAAGCCTCGAAGTGGAAAAAGAGATCTGGGATATTTGGGTCGAATTGGCCGGAGAGGGCCTTCCTCTCCCGCTCGGGGGCATGGCTCTCAGACGCAGTCTGCCCCTCAACCGCGCGATCAATATCGAAAATATCCTCATCGACGGTGTAAAAGTCGCCAATGACAGAAAAGAGGAGCTCTGTACCAAACTTGAAGCAGACAACCTTGTCAGAATCTCGGATAGCATGCTCAACAAATATCTGGACATGTACGCTTCGGACGACTCTGTCGAACTCTCTGACCTGCAACTCAAAGCCCTTGACACACTCTATGATATAGGTTTCAAACACGGCCTTTGGGAATGTCCGGTCAAAACAGAGGACTATCTGATCCCTAAAGAGTATAGCGATCTGAGATCGAAGTAG